A single region of the Vicia villosa cultivar HV-30 ecotype Madison, WI linkage group LG4, Vvil1.0, whole genome shotgun sequence genome encodes:
- the LOC131599645 gene encoding uncharacterized protein LOC131599645, whose translation MIAKVPGLLSCNPSKRILPKFQFLLSKGASNSDIVNLVSKNPKVLSPSLKNHIVPTYELIYRFLQSDKDVIASAIRNPDLLSEQFVRRNMAMLIENGVSDSNIARMLQIRGQIFRTRDMLKFVEEVKNLGFNSSKTIFSIALVAKISVSKNLWEEKVEVFKKWGWSDEDALEAFRKKPYCMLASVDKINVVMSFCVNQLGWDAMVIAKTPYILSLSLEKRIIPRAAVVQFLLDKGLRNKSASLTCPFVVSEKMFLYMFIKRFRKESSYLLKLYEEKLNPAHTRDDKTCMV comes from the coding sequence ATGATTGCCAAGGTACCTGGCCTACTTTCCTGCAACCCCTCCAAAAGGATCTTACCGAAGTTCCAATTTTTACTCTCCAAAGGTGCTTCTAACTCCGACATTGTTAATCTTGTCAGTAAGAACCCTAAAGTCTTGTCTCCTAGCTTGAAGAATCATATAGTCCCAACCTATGAATTGATTTATAGATTCTTGCAATCAGACAAGGACGTTATTGCTTCTGCAATTCGGAATCCAGATTTACTCTCTGAACAATTTGTACGGCGTAACATGGCAATGCTGATTGAGAATGGAGTGTCGGACTCTAACATTGCTAGAATGCTTCAGATTCGGGGTCAGATATTCAGGACGCGCGACATGCTCAAGTTTGTGGAGGAAGTGAAGAATTTGGGGTTTAATTCTTCGAAAACAATCTTCTCAATAGCATTGGTGGCAAAAATATCGGTAAGCAAAAACTTGTGGGAGGAAAAAGTTGAGGTGTTTAAGAAGTGGGGTTGGTCGGATGAAGATGCTCTTGAAGCATTTAGAAAGAAACCTTATTGTATGTTAGCATCTGTTGATAAAATAAATGTAGTGATGAGCTTTTGTGTGAATCAGTTGGGTTGGGATGCTATGGTCATTGCGAAAACACCATATATTTTATCGTTAAGTTTGGAAAAAAGGATCATTCCGAGGGCCGCTGTTGTGCAATTTCTTCTCGATAAAGGTTTGAGAAATAAGAGTGCAAGCTTAACTTGTCCATTTGTAGTGTCTGAGAAGATGTTTCTGTATATGTTTATAAAACGTTTTAGGAAAGAGTCTTCTTATCTATTAAAGTTGTATGAGGAAAAACTCAATCCTGCGCACACTAGGGATGATAAGACATGCATGGTGTAA